One window of Saccharopolyspora phatthalungensis genomic DNA carries:
- a CDS encoding MGMT family protein, which yields MDEETVEQVRAVVASIPPGSVLSYGDVAELAGLRSARLVGRILAEDGGDLPWHRVLRSNGTVADHLRRRQLELLRAEGVLADGARIDMRRYRWGA from the coding sequence GTGGACGAGGAGACCGTGGAGCAGGTGCGGGCCGTGGTGGCGTCGATCCCACCGGGATCGGTGCTGTCCTACGGCGACGTCGCCGAGCTCGCGGGCTTGCGTTCGGCCCGGCTGGTGGGCCGCATCCTCGCCGAGGACGGCGGCGATCTGCCGTGGCACCGCGTCCTCCGGTCCAACGGCACCGTCGCCGACCACCTGCGCCGACGCCAACTGGAACTCCTGCGAGCCGAAGGCGTACTCGCCGACGGTGCCCGCATTGACATGCGCCGCTACCGCTGGGGAGCCTGA